One segment of Ureibacillus thermophilus DNA contains the following:
- a CDS encoding transposase family protein: MGNTSMPTEKVTQLLEEQLTYMKKQNDQLTNQNKELSKQIEVLTEQVRYLTKLLYGSKSEKSKYQAPDGQCSLFDDDPFFNEPEHTGEQSTETVTYTVVRKRHNKKKRNDSFMDGLEIEEIHHHPENLHLLNIKDKNITFDENFCAEELIKGVQSKVFYGQFTYQPKACYACGHVFDDQIIKHGFKTSLIKMPSISGFHTYLKLRKQRYFCKHCHATFT, encoded by the coding sequence TTGGGCAACACTTCAATGCCGACTGAAAAAGTCACTCAACTTCTTGAAGAACAGTTAACATATATGAAGAAACAAAATGATCAGTTAACCAATCAAAACAAGGAGCTATCCAAACAAATTGAAGTGTTGACTGAACAAGTTCGCTATCTAACGAAACTTCTTTATGGTTCAAAATCAGAAAAATCAAAGTACCAAGCTCCAGATGGACAGTGTTCTTTGTTTGATGACGACCCTTTTTTTAATGAACCTGAGCACACAGGAGAACAAAGCACGGAAACTGTGACTTACACAGTTGTTCGTAAACGACATAACAAGAAAAAACGAAATGATTCTTTTATGGATGGTTTAGAAATTGAAGAAATTCATCATCATCCAGAAAACTTACACCTACTCAATATAAAAGATAAAAATATCACATTTGATGAAAATTTTTGTGCAGAAGAACTCATTAAAGGGGTCCAATCAAAAGTCTTTTATGGCCAATTCACTTACCAACCAAAAGCGTGCTATGCTTGTGGACATGTCTTTGATGATCAAATCATTAAACACGGTTTTAAAACGTCTCTCATTAAAATGCCTAGCATTTCAGGTTTTCATACCTATTTAAAATTGCGTAAACAGCGTTATTTCTGTAAACATTGTCATGCCACGTTTACTTGA
- the tnpB gene encoding IS66 family insertion sequence element accessory protein TnpB (TnpB, as the term is used for proteins encoded by IS66 family insertion elements, is considered an accessory protein, since TnpC, encoded by a neighboring gene, is a DDE family transposase.) has product MIHDFTKCKNIYIICGRTDMRKGIDGLATLIQDSFELDPYSDAIFLFCGRKKDRYKCLYFDGDGFAMLYKRIDNGKLQWPRNENEVRNLTQQELRWLLEGLSIQQPKAIQKSKKGIF; this is encoded by the coding sequence GTGATTCATGATTTTACTAAATGTAAAAATATCTATATTATCTGTGGACGAACGGATATGAGAAAAGGAATTGATGGTTTGGCAACGTTAATCCAAGATTCTTTCGAACTTGATCCATATAGTGACGCCATTTTCTTATTTTGTGGACGGAAGAAAGACCGGTATAAATGTTTATATTTTGATGGGGATGGCTTCGCCATGTTATACAAACGAATCGATAATGGCAAACTCCAATGGCCCAGAAACGAAAATGAGGTTCGAAATCTGACTCAACAGGAGCTTAGATGGTTACTGGAAGGGCTCTCGATTCAACAACCTAAAGCCATCCAAAAATCGAAAAAAGGTATCTTCTAA
- the rimI gene encoding ribosomal protein S18-alanine N-acetyltransferase: MIRYRKMTVEDVEAVHAIEVESFPTPWSLDSFHYEMRVNPYANYIVAEDETGAIVGYCGMWIVIDSAQITNVAVTKKARGQGIGEGLMREAMRVAKEQKAEMMSLEVRVSNTVAQNLYRKLGFQEGGIRKGYYTDNHEDALVMWVKL, encoded by the coding sequence ATGATTCGCTATCGGAAAATGACTGTAGAAGATGTGGAGGCAGTGCATGCTATAGAAGTGGAATCTTTTCCAACCCCTTGGTCGCTGGATTCCTTTCATTATGAAATGAGAGTAAATCCTTATGCCAACTACATTGTGGCAGAAGATGAAACCGGCGCTATCGTTGGCTATTGCGGCATGTGGATCGTGATTGATTCGGCTCAAATCACCAATGTGGCAGTGACAAAAAAGGCAAGAGGGCAAGGCATTGGCGAAGGGCTAATGAGAGAAGCGATGCGCGTTGCAAAAGAACAGAAAGCGGAAATGATGAGTTTGGAAGTGCGTGTTTCCAATACAGTAGCACAAAATTTGTATCGAAAACTTGGGTTCCAAGAAGGTGGAATTCGAAAAGGATATTATACAGATAACCATGAAGATGCTTTAGTAATGTGGGTGAAATTATAA
- a CDS encoding redox-sensing transcriptional repressor Rex has protein sequence MKKDIKIPQATTKRLPLYYRFLQNFANAGKQRVSSQELSEAMKIDSATIRRDFSYFGALGKKGYGYDVNYLLDFFRQILDQDEGANVALIGVGNLGNALLKYNFQKNHNTRIVVAFDTKAPMEGHEINGIPVYHPDRLEEMYQKYNVELAILTVSSRSAQMIANRLAAINAKGILNFTPVRLNVPDTMKVMNIDLAVELEALIYLIRNSD, from the coding sequence GTGAAGAAAGATATAAAAATTCCACAAGCGACGACGAAAAGACTTCCTCTTTATTATCGCTTTTTGCAAAATTTCGCAAATGCTGGAAAACAAAGAGTATCATCTCAAGAATTAAGCGAGGCCATGAAGATTGATTCCGCTACGATTCGTAGGGACTTTTCTTATTTTGGTGCTCTAGGGAAAAAAGGATATGGATACGATGTAAATTATTTGCTGGATTTTTTTAGACAAATCCTTGATCAAGACGAGGGAGCAAACGTTGCTTTAATTGGCGTGGGGAATTTAGGAAATGCTCTTTTAAAATATAATTTTCAAAAAAATCATAATACGCGGATTGTCGTTGCGTTCGATACGAAGGCACCGATGGAAGGGCATGAAATCAACGGCATTCCTGTTTATCATCCCGACCGGTTAGAAGAAATGTATCAAAAATATAATGTAGAATTGGCAATATTAACGGTATCTTCACGTTCAGCGCAAATGATTGCAAATCGCCTAGCTGCCATCAATGCAAAAGGAATATTGAATTTTACACCGGTCCGTCTCAATGTGCCGGATACGATGAAAGTCATGAATATCGATTTGGCTGTAGAGTTGGAAGCTTTAATCTATTTAATTCGCAATAGTGATTGA
- the tsaD gene encoding tRNA (adenosine(37)-N6)-threonylcarbamoyltransferase complex transferase subunit TsaD translates to MENLILAIETSCDETAASVIRNGNEILSNVVASQIESQKRFGGVVPEIASRHHVEQITIVIEEALEKANIAPSELDAVAVTEGPGLVGALLIGINAAKAFAFAHGLPIIGVHHIAGHIYASALVEPMQFPLLALVVSGGHTELVYMKEHGSFEVIGETRDDAAGEAYDKVARVLNLPYPGGPHIDRMAHEAEKGVDFPRAWLEDSYDFSFSGLKSAVINYKHNMEQRGQEIFPEEIAKGFQDSVVEVLTTKTVKAAKEYGVKQVIVAGGVSANRGLRESLSKALAQEGIPFTAPPLHLCTDNAAMIGACAAYMYEAGVRGDLAMNGMPGKELKSWV, encoded by the coding sequence ATGGAAAACTTGATTTTAGCAATAGAAACAAGCTGTGATGAAACCGCTGCAAGCGTTATACGAAACGGTAATGAAATTCTCTCCAATGTAGTCGCTTCACAAATAGAAAGTCAAAAAAGATTTGGCGGTGTCGTGCCGGAAATTGCATCCCGCCATCATGTGGAACAAATTACAATAGTGATTGAGGAAGCCTTGGAAAAAGCAAATATTGCGCCATCTGAATTAGATGCGGTTGCCGTAACGGAAGGACCTGGGCTTGTTGGCGCATTGCTTATTGGCATAAACGCTGCAAAAGCTTTTGCCTTTGCCCATGGATTGCCAATCATCGGCGTACATCATATTGCTGGACATATTTATGCAAGTGCGCTTGTGGAACCAATGCAATTTCCGCTTCTTGCCCTTGTCGTGTCTGGAGGGCATACGGAATTAGTTTATATGAAAGAACATGGCTCTTTTGAAGTTATTGGAGAAACTCGCGATGATGCAGCAGGGGAAGCGTATGACAAAGTAGCAAGGGTATTAAACTTGCCTTATCCGGGAGGTCCCCATATTGACAGAATGGCTCATGAAGCGGAAAAAGGCGTTGATTTTCCGCGGGCTTGGTTAGAGGATTCCTACGATTTTAGCTTCAGCGGTTTAAAATCGGCTGTGATTAACTACAAACATAATATGGAACAGCGAGGACAAGAAATTTTTCCGGAAGAAATTGCAAAAGGCTTCCAGGACAGCGTAGTTGAAGTATTAACGACGAAAACTGTGAAAGCAGCTAAAGAATACGGTGTTAAACAGGTGATTGTGGCCGGCGGGGTTTCTGCTAACCGCGGATTAAGAGAAAGTTTATCAAAAGCACTCGCTCAAGAGGGGATTCCATTTACGGCTCCTCCATTACATTTATGCACTGATAATGCAGCGATGATTGGCGCATGTGCAGCTTATATGTATGAAGCCGGGGTCAGAGGAGATTTAGCAATGAACGGGATGCCTGGAAAGGAACTAAAAAGTTGGGTATAA
- a CDS encoding SprT family protein: MTDEQLQQLVEQLSLEYFGRRFLHKAYFNSRLRTTGGRYLLKSHNIELNRKSYELFGIEELRGIILHELCHYHLHLQGKGYKHRDQDFRNLLAKVGAPRYCSRIEENYKEYKTVYLYKCVECQQQYIRKRKLDVRKYRCGKCYGLLKKVSESRKK; the protein is encoded by the coding sequence ATGACAGATGAACAGCTTCAACAATTAGTAGAGCAATTATCTTTGGAATACTTCGGCCGACGTTTTTTACATAAAGCTTATTTTAATTCCCGCCTTAGAACAACAGGCGGGCGATACTTGTTAAAAAGCCATAACATTGAATTGAATCGAAAATCATATGAACTCTTTGGCATAGAAGAATTGCGTGGTATTATTTTGCATGAACTTTGCCATTACCATCTTCATCTTCAGGGAAAAGGCTATAAACATCGAGATCAAGACTTTCGGAACTTATTAGCCAAAGTCGGCGCACCAAGATATTGTTCTAGAATTGAAGAAAATTATAAGGAATATAAAACGGTATACCTTTATAAATGTGTAGAATGCCAGCAACAATATATTCGAAAAAGAAAATTAGATGTTAGAAAATATCGGTGTGGCAAATGCTATGGTTTATTAAAAAAAGTAAGTGAAAGTAGAAAAAAATAG
- a CDS encoding twin-arginine translocase TatA/TatE family subunit — protein sequence MVVHLSAISPTAVVIICVVALIIFGPKKLPEFGRAMGTTLREFKKGTQGLIDETDVAESKKNVIEQTTLQIDQQKNTTETVETKEKEKQ from the coding sequence ATGGTTGTGCACTTAAGTGCAATTTCACCAACAGCCGTAGTAATTATTTGCGTCGTTGCGTTAATTATTTTTGGACCGAAAAAATTGCCTGAATTTGGACGAGCTATGGGAACGACTTTGCGCGAGTTCAAAAAAGGCACTCAAGGGTTAATTGATGAGACCGATGTTGCAGAATCTAAAAAAAATGTAATTGAACAAACTACTCTTCAAATTGATCAACAAAAAAACACCACTGAAACGGTTGAAACGAAAGAGAAAGAAAAACAATAA
- the tsaE gene encoding tRNA (adenosine(37)-N6)-threonylcarbamoyltransferase complex ATPase subunit type 1 TsaE, whose product MGMYEKEVHSLEETNQLAIRLAQLLEPGDNITFEGDLGAGKTTFIQALAKGLGISKTVNSPTFTIMKQYEGRLPLNHLDVYRLENCDEDLGWEEIFYGDAVTVIEWAHLIEDSLPDERLEIEIHRIGENDRKFIFRPIGKRYERLCEELFQ is encoded by the coding sequence ATGGGAATGTATGAAAAGGAAGTGCACTCTTTAGAAGAGACGAATCAGCTTGCGATTCGTTTAGCTCAATTACTTGAGCCTGGAGATAATATTACTTTTGAGGGAGATTTGGGAGCAGGAAAAACAACTTTTATTCAAGCTTTAGCAAAAGGACTCGGCATTTCCAAAACGGTGAACAGTCCAACTTTTACAATTATGAAACAGTATGAAGGACGGTTGCCGCTCAATCATCTGGATGTTTATCGATTGGAAAATTGTGATGAAGATTTAGGATGGGAAGAAATTTTTTATGGCGATGCAGTAACGGTAATTGAATGGGCACATTTGATTGAAGACAGTTTGCCTGATGAACGGTTGGAAATTGAAATTCACCGAATAGGTGAAAATGATCGGAAATTTATTTTTAGACCGATTGGAAAACGGTATGAACGGTTATGTGAGGAGTTATTTCAATGA
- the tsaB gene encoding tRNA (adenosine(37)-N6)-threonylcarbamoyltransferase complex dimerization subunit type 1 TsaB, with product MIWLGIETANKPLSIAIVRDGQILAEIVQNVNLTHSITCMPAIEEVFRKTNLKPADIDAIAVSEGPGSYTGLRIGVTIAKTLAWTLKKPLVGVSSLKVLAGNAYLFNGIVCPLFDARRNNVYAAAYNGHELKTLIPEQHSSLEELLLQLKQYNEPILFVGVDVEKFKEEIQQALREQAKFAPPSLRLPRASKLIELAEKEPLPAIETIHFFVPKYHRLAEAEAKWLEEHQKEQ from the coding sequence ATGATTTGGTTAGGAATAGAAACTGCAAATAAACCCCTTTCCATCGCTATTGTAAGAGATGGACAAATATTAGCGGAAATTGTGCAAAATGTAAATTTAACGCATTCTATTACTTGCATGCCAGCAATTGAAGAAGTTTTTCGCAAAACGAATTTAAAGCCAGCTGATATTGATGCTATTGCGGTTTCAGAAGGACCTGGTTCTTATACAGGTCTACGAATCGGCGTGACAATTGCTAAAACGCTGGCATGGACATTAAAAAAACCTTTAGTGGGCGTTTCCAGTTTGAAAGTGCTTGCTGGCAATGCCTACTTGTTTAATGGTATCGTTTGTCCGCTGTTTGATGCAAGAAGAAACAATGTATATGCAGCAGCTTACAACGGTCATGAGTTAAAGACACTCATTCCGGAGCAACATAGTTCTTTAGAAGAACTATTGCTGCAGCTGAAACAATACAATGAACCGATTCTATTTGTCGGTGTGGATGTTGAAAAATTTAAGGAAGAAATTCAACAGGCTTTAAGAGAACAAGCGAAATTTGCACCGCCTTCCCTCCGTTTGCCGAGGGCTTCAAAGTTAATTGAACTTGCGGAAAAAGAACCTTTGCCAGCAATAGAAACTATTCATTTCTTTGTTCCGAAGTATCACCGTTTAGCTGAAGCGGAAGCAAAATGGTTAGAGGAACATCAAAAGGAGCAATGA
- a CDS encoding ATP-binding cassette domain-containing protein — protein MIILQVNQLSKSFLSDEILSDVKLEIQHRDRVALVGRNGAGKSTLLKIIAGQMSYDSGEIIIPKDITIGYLEQHTGLDSNLTIWEEMMTVFEPLKKQEIRLRELEQQMADPSVYENPTVYARIVAEYDHLQHAFKEAGGYQYEADARSVLHGMKFYPETYDQRVSALSGGQRTRLALAKLLLSKPDLLILDEPTNHLDIETLSWLESYLKSYSGAILMVSHDRYFLDQIVNIVYEVSRGKVTRFVGNYSDYLDEKAKQYERDLKMYEQQQDEKAKLEAFIQKNIARASTSKLAKSRRKMLERIQWMDAPSGDEKTAKFGFDIERQSGNDVLSIDHLSIGYSKNHIISQNINLRIFRQDRVAIVGPNGVGKSTFLKTIVKDLPALAGELRYGTNVKIGYYDQDQAKLHSNKTVLNELWDEWPLLPEKEIRTVLGQFLFSGDDVLKPVNALSGGEKARLALAKLMMQKANFLVLDEPTNHLDLDSKEVLENALMDYPGTILFVSHDRYFINKIATKVVELSETGVFEYLGDYDYYVEKKQELIELAEMSASKQEEKQEAKKERPSTINKEIKKRERQIVRKLEELEKNLAQYEEEIKQIELKLCEPEIFSDYEKALDLQNQLDALKQSHGELELEWLELQEELENLK, from the coding sequence ATGATCATACTTCAAGTGAATCAGTTATCAAAATCCTTCTTATCTGATGAAATATTAAGCGATGTAAAACTGGAAATTCAACATCGGGACCGTGTGGCATTAGTCGGCCGTAATGGCGCTGGAAAATCCACCCTACTCAAAATCATTGCTGGCCAAATGTCTTACGATTCCGGGGAAATCATCATTCCTAAAGATATAACAATTGGCTACTTAGAGCAACACACAGGACTTGATTCAAATCTTACCATCTGGGAAGAAATGATGACGGTATTTGAGCCGTTAAAAAAGCAGGAAATTCGGCTTCGAGAATTGGAACAGCAAATGGCGGATCCTTCCGTCTATGAAAATCCGACCGTTTACGCTCGAATAGTGGCTGAATATGACCACTTGCAGCATGCGTTTAAAGAAGCAGGCGGCTATCAATACGAAGCGGATGCCCGCTCTGTTCTTCATGGCATGAAATTTTATCCGGAAACTTACGACCAGCGTGTTTCAGCTTTATCCGGCGGCCAGCGCACCCGGTTAGCCCTTGCCAAATTGTTGTTGAGCAAGCCGGATTTATTAATTTTAGACGAGCCTACAAACCATTTAGATATCGAGACTTTAAGCTGGCTTGAAAGTTATTTAAAATCTTATTCCGGCGCCATTTTAATGGTGTCCCATGACCGCTATTTCTTGGATCAGATTGTCAATATCGTGTATGAAGTCTCCAGAGGCAAAGTTACAAGATTTGTAGGAAATTATAGCGATTATTTGGACGAAAAGGCAAAACAATATGAACGGGATTTAAAAATGTATGAACAACAGCAAGACGAAAAAGCAAAGCTGGAAGCCTTTATTCAAAAAAACATCGCCCGCGCCTCTACATCAAAACTTGCGAAAAGCCGAAGAAAAATGCTGGAGCGCATTCAATGGATGGATGCTCCCTCAGGCGATGAAAAAACCGCTAAATTTGGATTTGATATTGAACGCCAAAGCGGAAATGATGTTCTATCTATTGATCATTTATCCATTGGGTATAGCAAAAATCATATCATCTCTCAAAACATCAACTTGCGCATATTTCGGCAAGACCGTGTCGCCATCGTTGGCCCAAATGGTGTGGGAAAATCCACTTTTTTAAAAACCATCGTCAAAGACTTGCCGGCTCTTGCTGGAGAACTCCGCTATGGGACAAACGTCAAAATTGGATACTATGATCAAGATCAAGCAAAACTCCACAGCAATAAAACGGTATTAAATGAATTGTGGGATGAATGGCCATTATTGCCAGAAAAAGAAATACGCACTGTTTTGGGGCAATTTTTATTCAGCGGCGATGATGTATTAAAACCAGTCAACGCACTCTCGGGTGGAGAAAAAGCCCGCCTTGCCCTTGCAAAGCTGATGATGCAAAAAGCCAATTTCCTTGTCTTGGACGAACCAACCAACCATCTTGATTTGGATAGCAAGGAAGTTTTGGAAAATGCGCTGATGGACTATCCTGGAACCATCCTGTTTGTTTCCCATGACCGTTATTTTATTAATAAAATTGCTACAAAGGTTGTCGAGCTGTCTGAAACGGGTGTTTTTGAGTACTTAGGAGATTATGATTATTATGTGGAGAAAAAACAAGAATTGATCGAATTGGCAGAAATGAGTGCTTCCAAACAGGAAGAAAAACAAGAAGCCAAAAAAGAACGGCCATCCACCATCAATAAAGAAATCAAGAAAAGAGAAAGACAGATTGTACGGAAGTTGGAAGAGTTGGAAAAAAACTTAGCCCAATACGAAGAGGAAATAAAACAAATTGAACTGAAACTATGCGAACCAGAGATTTTCAGCGATTACGAAAAAGCATTGGATTTGCAAAATCAACTGGACGCATTAAAACAATCCCATGGTGAACTGGAACTCGAGTGGCTGGAACTGCAGGAAGAATTGGAAAATCTGAAATAA
- the tatC gene encoding twin-arginine translocase subunit TatC, with product MDPKELPVIEHIEELRKRLIICAIFFMIALFAGFYFAEPIIKYIQYDAEPFIEYFQPDYEQSNEGVTLNAFKVTDPLTVYLEVTFFVALILTSPVILYQLWAFIAPGLYEKERKATLKYIPYAFILFIAGILFGYFILFPNVMDFMMSLNERLGIQPTIGINEYFGFLFKLVIPFGLLFQLPVITLFLSRLGVLNPIWMVKFRKYSYFVLFVIAVLISPPDLISYILMSIPLFVLYEISIVIAKIGYRKYEKSEEQRLKAEKEEEQRQQVEAALAEQRRQMEQINGQN from the coding sequence ATGGATCCAAAAGAACTTCCGGTTATTGAACATATAGAGGAATTAAGAAAGCGCTTAATTATATGTGCTATTTTTTTCATGATTGCGCTATTTGCAGGATTCTATTTTGCAGAGCCAATTATCAAATACATTCAATATGATGCAGAGCCATTTATCGAATACTTTCAGCCGGATTATGAGCAATCAAATGAAGGAGTCACTTTAAATGCATTTAAAGTGACGGATCCACTTACCGTTTATTTGGAAGTGACATTTTTTGTCGCGTTGATTTTAACGTCGCCTGTGATTTTGTATCAACTGTGGGCATTTATTGCACCGGGATTGTATGAAAAGGAAAGAAAGGCAACTTTAAAATATATTCCTTACGCCTTTATCCTATTTATAGCGGGGATATTATTTGGTTATTTTATCCTTTTTCCGAACGTCATGGATTTTATGATGAGTTTAAATGAACGTCTAGGTATTCAACCAACGATTGGCATTAACGAATACTTTGGCTTTTTATTCAAATTGGTCATTCCTTTTGGGCTATTGTTCCAACTCCCGGTGATAACTCTCTTTTTATCGCGACTTGGCGTGTTGAATCCAATATGGATGGTGAAATTTAGAAAGTATTCGTATTTTGTTTTATTTGTCATCGCTGTATTGATTTCGCCGCCTGATTTAATATCATATATCCTTATGTCGATACCGCTGTTCGTTTTATATGAAATCAGCATTGTGATTGCAAAAATCGGCTATAGGAAATATGAAAAATCTGAAGAACAGCGGCTAAAAGCAGAAAAAGAAGAAGAACAAAGACAACAAGTGGAAGCAGCACTAGCGGAACAACGGCGTCAAATGGAACAAATTAATGGACAAAATTAA